The following proteins are encoded in a genomic region of Gymnogyps californianus isolate 813 chromosome 19, ASM1813914v2, whole genome shotgun sequence:
- the LOC127024116 gene encoding meteorin-like protein: MAAERGSPCLLAVLRLLLLAGGGQRPGAADYCSWRGSGLSWEPRSRAVEQVHLRCTEGSLEWMYPARALRVVLEPNLSSARHTTVCIKLASDFQGASIYVERAGQLHLVVGEAEGARPHHVSCFSAHTPQRVALFLQASPQRDISRRTASFQYELLSNQSAAGPDFKKMALVEAMCRPCDNVELLMAICSSDFVVKGSIRNVSHDSENHMSQVDVSVHTVYRQKNRIFQQDEASGEWRGPIRTLLQCKVKKGGGDFLFTGNEHFGEAWLGCAPRFKDFMFIYRAARERGANPCEFQLN, translated from the exons ATGGCCGCGGAGCGGGGCTCGCCCTGCCTCCTGGCCGTCCtacggctgctgctgctggcgggcggcgggcagcggccgggcgCCGCCGACTACTGCAGCTGGAGGGGCAG CGGTTTGAGCTGGGAGCCCCGCTCCCGCGCGGTGGAGCAGGTCCATCTGCGCTGCACCGAGGGCTCCCTGGAATGGATGTACCCAGCACGAGCCCTGCGTGTTGTTCTGGAGCCCAACCTTTCGAGTGCCCGGCACACCACTGTCTGCATCAAGCTGGCTAGTGACTTCCAGGGTGCCAGCATCTACGTGGAACGTGCTGGGCAGCTGCATCTGGTGGTAGGCGAGGCAGAAGGGGCTCGACCCCATCATGTGTCTTGCTTCAGTGCCCACACACCGCAACGAGTGGCCCTCTTCCTGCAGGCCAGCCCGCAGAGGGACATCAGCCGCCGGACGGCCAGCTTCCAGTATGAGCTGCTGAGCAACCAGAGCGCTGCTGGCCCCGACTTCAAAAAGATGGCACTGGTCGAAG cTATGTGCCGTCCTTGTGACAACGTGGAACTTCTTATGGCCATTTGCAGCAGTGATTTTG TGGTGAAAGGATCTATCCGAAATGTTTCCCACGATTCAGAGAACCACATGTCACAGGTTGATGTCAGCGTCCACACAGtctacagacagaaaaacagaattttccagCAGGATGAAGCAAGTGGTGAATGGCGAGGCCCTATACGAACCCTGCTGCAATGCAAGGTGAAGAAGGGAGGTGGAGATTTCCTTTTCACTGGAAATGAACATTTTGGCGAAGCTTGGTTGGGCTGTGCGCCTCGGTTTAAAGATTTCATGTTCATTTACCGGGCTGCCAGAGAAAGAGGAGCCAACCCATGTGAGTTTCAGCTCAACTGA
- the DGKE gene encoding diacylglycerol kinase epsilon encodes MEGMESRSGTSSSVVADWSLVFWTLCSVILPVLITLWCSFQRSRRQVLIRDIFRKSKHDWHYTDLFGQPSYCCVCAQHILQGAFCNCCGLRVSEGCLKKADQLFLCKEIMMRSNGGAHSSMPHHWIRGNVPLCSCCMICKQQCGTQPKLCDYRCVWCQYTVHDECMMDCLKTEECTFGEFRDLIIPPYYLSTINQMRKDKRTSYEKVVPYCRKHWMPVIVLANTRSGNNMGETLLGEFKILLNPVQVFDLSKIAPAKALQLCTLLPCNAVRVLVCGGDGTVGWVLDAIDEMKIKGQERYIPQVAILPLGTGNDLSNTLGWGAGYAGEVPVEQILRNVMEADGIKLDRWKVQVTNKGYYNLRKPKVFTMNNYFSIGPDALMALNFHAHREKTPSLFSSRIINKAVYFFYGTKDCLVQECKDLNKKVELELDGERIELPNLEGIIVLNIGYWGGGCRLWEGMGDEPYPLARHDDGLLEVVGVHGSFHCAQIQVKLANPVRLGQAHTVRLILKSSKMPMQVNGEPWAQGPCTVTITHKTHALMLYHSGEQTDDDASSVSEQDHVREQTDEDV; translated from the exons AtggaagggatggagagcagaagCGGCACTTCCTCCTCGGTCGTCGCAGACTGGAGTTTGGTCTTTTGGACTCTATGCTCTGTGATCCTGCCGGTGCTGATCACCTTGTGGTGCAGCTTCCAGCGGTCCCGGCGGCAGGTGTTAATACGAGACATCTTTCGCAAGAGCAAGCATGACTGGCACTACACAGACCTCTTTGGCCAGCCCTCCTACTGCTGCGTGTGTGCTCAGCACATCCTTCAGGGTGCTTTCTGCAACTGCTGCGGGCTGCGTGTCAGCGAAGGATGCCTCAAGAAGGCTGACcagctttttctctgcaagGAAATTATGATGAGGAGCAATGGTGGAGCCCACAGCTCTATGCCACACCACTGGATCAGAGGCAATGTCCcactctgcagctgctgtaTGATATGCAAACAACAGTGTGGCACACAGCCCAAGCTCTGCGACTACAG ATGTGTATGGTGTCAGTACACTGTACATGATGAATGCATGATGGATTGTTTAAAGACTGAGGAGTGTACCTTTGGAGAATTCAGAGACTTAATTATTCCACCATACTATTTGTCTACAATCAACCAGATGCGTAAAGACAAAAGAACCAGTTACGAAAAG GTAGTACCTTACTGCAGAAAGCACTGGATGCCAGTAATCGTACTGGCTAATACTCGTAGTGGAAACAACATGGGTGAAACTTTACTAGgagaatttaaaattctgctgaaCCCCGTTCAG gTGTTTGATCTAAGCAAAATTGCACCTGCTAAAGCACTCCAACTTTGTACCTTGCTGCCTTGCAACGCTGTCAGGGTTCTTGTCTGTGGTGGGGATGGCACAGTAGGCTGGGTCCTGGATGCAATTGATGAAATGAAGATAAAG GGGCAAGAACGTTATATTCCACAAGTTGCAATTTTACCTCTGGGAACAGGCAATGACCTGTCTAACACACTGGGCTGGGGTGCAGGTTATGCTGGAGAAGTCCCTGTAGAACAAATCTTACGAAATGTGATGGAGGCAGATGGAATCAAACTAGATAG GTGGAAGGTTCAAGTAACAAACAAAGGATACTACAACTTAAGGAAACCAAAG GTATTCACAATGAACAACTACTTTTCTATAGGACCTGATGCTCTCATGGCTTTAAATTTTCATGCTCATCGTGAGAAGActccctctctgttttccagcagaattATTAATAAG gctgtttattttttttacgGAACCAAAGACTGCTTAGTACAAGAATGTAAAGATCTTAACAAAAAGGTTGAG CTAGAGTTGGATGGTGAGAGAATTGAGTTGCCCAATTTGGAAGGCATCATTGTCCTGAATATTGGATATTGGGGAGGTGGCTGTCGGCTCTGGGAAGGAATGGGTGATGAACCTTACCCCTTGGCGAG ACATGATGATGGACTTCTGGAAGTTGTTGGCGTTCATGGTTCTTTCCACTGTGCCCAGATTCAGGTGAAACTAGCAAATCCTGTTCGCCTAGGGCAGGCACACACAGTGAGG CTGATCTTGAAGAGTTCAAAGATGCCGATGCAGGTGAATGGAGAGCCATGGGCTCAGGGGCCCTGCACTGTTACCATAACTCATAAGACACATGCACTGATGTTGTATCACTCGGGTGAACAAACAGATGACGACGCCTCCAGCGTGTCTGAGCAAGACCACGTGAGAGAACAGACGGATGAAGATGTATAG
- the C19H17orf67 gene encoding uncharacterized protein C17orf67 homolog codes for MKKLLVFVSSLALMTTFTDTSPILTEKDAKQILRTRREDRPRKAGFPDEPMREYMLYLQRLEQRSEEQFLEHWLNPHCFPHCNRDLVHPI; via the exons ATGAAGAAGTTACTTGTGTTTGTCTCTTCTTTGGCCCTGATGACCACTTTTACAG aCACTTCACCAATTTTGACTGAAAAAGATGCTAAACAGATTCTGAGAACTCGTCGTGAAGACAGACCAAGAAAAGCTGGTTTCCCTGATGAGCCAATGAGG gaGTATATGCTTTACCTCCAGCGCTTGGAGCAGAGATCAGAAGAACAATTCCTTGAACACTGGTTGAATCCACATTGCTTCCCACACTGCAACAGGGATTTAGTGCATCCAATCTAA